Proteins encoded by one window of Leopardus geoffroyi isolate Oge1 chromosome X, O.geoffroyi_Oge1_pat1.0, whole genome shotgun sequence:
- the LOC123594398 gene encoding transcription factor BTF3-like, with translation MFTNQGTVIHFNNPKVQALRAVNTFIITGHTQIKQLKEMLPSILNQLYANSLTSFRRLAESLPKQSLDEKAQLATRKVDDDEILDLVYNFDEASENEAK, from the coding sequence ATGttcacaaaccaaggaacagTGATCCACTTTAACAACCCTAAAGTTCAGGCATTGCGGGCAGtgaatacttttattattacAGGCCATACTCAAATAAAGCAGCTTAAAGAAATGCTTCCCAGTATCTTAAACCAACTTTATGCAAACAGTCTGACTAGTTTCAGAAGACTGGCTGAATCTCTGCCCAAACAATCTTTGGATGAAAAAGCACAACTTGCTACCAGAAAGGTGGATGATGATGAAATTCTAGATCTTGTGTACAATTTTGATGAAGCTTCAGAGAATGAAGCGAAGTGA